In Rhodoferax koreense, a genomic segment contains:
- a CDS encoding DUF2059 domain-containing protein: MRKTLLALALLTATLACRAEPPSTESVEALLVATKSEAIMESVNANMENTLRQGMAQTLAGRKVTPQLQRFLDKAPRQFAEAMKEEMSWATLKPLYVQLYQESFTQEEVDGLVAFYRSPAGEALTNKMPIVMQKTMALVQSRVAPMMEKMRIATARAMAEAQSSK; the protein is encoded by the coding sequence ATGCGCAAAACCCTGCTCGCCCTCGCCTTGCTCACCGCCACCCTGGCCTGCCGGGCCGAGCCGCCCAGCACCGAATCCGTGGAGGCGCTGCTGGTGGCGACCAAGAGCGAAGCCATCATGGAGTCGGTCAACGCGAACATGGAAAACACCTTGCGCCAGGGCATGGCCCAGACGCTGGCCGGCCGCAAGGTCACGCCGCAGCTGCAGCGCTTCCTGGACAAAGCGCCGCGCCAGTTCGCCGAAGCCATGAAGGAGGAAATGTCCTGGGCCACGTTGAAGCCGCTGTACGTGCAGCTCTACCAGGAAAGCTTCACCCAGGAAGAGGTGGACGGCCTGGTGGCCTTCTACCGCAGCCCGGCCGGCGAGGCACTGACCAACAAGATGCCGATCGTGATGCAGAAGACCATGGCCCTGGTGCAATCGCGCGTGGCGCCGATGATGGAGAAGATGCGCATCGCCACCGCGCGGGCGATGGCCGAGGCGCAGTCCAGCAAATAG
- a CDS encoding SRPBCC family protein: MTTTHTVRLHRVIRATPERIYRAFLDADAMAKWLPPHGFTGKVHHMDARLGGSYRMSFTNFTNGQSHAFGGDYLELVANEKIRYSATFDDPNLPGEMQTTVTLRPVFCGTELHAVQEGIPAMIPAEACYMGWQESLTLLMQLVEPEIK, translated from the coding sequence ATGACCACGACCCACACCGTCCGCCTGCACCGCGTGATCCGCGCCACGCCCGAACGCATCTACCGCGCCTTCCTCGATGCCGACGCCATGGCCAAATGGCTTCCGCCGCATGGCTTTACCGGCAAGGTGCACCACATGGACGCCAGGCTCGGCGGCAGTTACCGGATGTCGTTCACCAACTTCACCAATGGCCAGAGCCATGCGTTCGGCGGCGACTACCTGGAACTGGTGGCGAACGAAAAGATCCGCTACAGCGCAACATTCGACGACCCGAACCTGCCGGGCGAGATGCAGACCACGGTCACGCTGCGCCCGGTATTCTGCGGCACCGAGCTCCACGCGGTGCAGGAAGGCATTCCCGCGATGATCCCGGCCGAGGCCTGCTACATGGGCTGGCAGGAATCCCTCACGCTGCTGATGCAACTGGTCGAGCCCGAAATCAAGTAG
- a CDS encoding ATPase domain-containing protein, giving the protein MKTKVEINRLATGVPGLDAVLGGGLPEFSFNLIAGPPGCGKTTLAHQMMFALATPERPALYFTVLGEPPLKMLRYQQQFSFFDSGKVNDSIRFINLSDETVAGDLDVVLEKISSEVQARSPSLVFVDSFRSVVLASQVKGKPGNELQRFVQQLGMLMTSWQATTFLIGEYFNETDANPVFTVADGLIWVRQSVQRNSMVRKMEILKMRGQPTLPGLHTFRIGPDGIQVFAPVGQATASSPAAVAVPDASRISIGVPALDEMLGGGLPRGYSVLVAGPSGSGKSILAAAFLAEGARQGETGVIAAFEQQPSGTRNRLLADLIASGSVGIVDSRAPDLSIDEIVLLLQAEIQRLKATRVVIDSLSGFELALAPTFRDDFRESLSRLVTALASTGVTVLMTSELEDRYTDLRFSPYGTAFLTDVIIVQRYIEVDSRLRRMIAVVKIRASAHSDEMRLFRIDGAGIHIGEMLSDREGLLGGRPTYRSPGPSDPGRTRG; this is encoded by the coding sequence ATGAAGACCAAAGTAGAAATCAACCGGCTCGCCACCGGCGTGCCTGGCCTGGACGCAGTGCTCGGCGGCGGCCTGCCGGAGTTCTCGTTCAACCTGATCGCCGGCCCGCCGGGTTGCGGCAAGACCACGCTCGCGCACCAGATGATGTTTGCGCTGGCCACGCCCGAGCGCCCGGCGCTGTACTTCACCGTGCTCGGCGAGCCGCCGCTGAAGATGCTGCGCTACCAGCAGCAGTTCAGCTTTTTCGACAGCGGCAAGGTCAACGATTCGATCCGGTTCATCAACCTGTCCGACGAAACCGTGGCCGGCGACCTGGACGTGGTGCTCGAGAAGATCAGCTCCGAAGTGCAGGCGCGCAGTCCATCGCTGGTCTTCGTCGATTCCTTCCGCTCGGTGGTGCTGGCCAGCCAGGTCAAGGGCAAGCCGGGCAATGAACTGCAGCGCTTCGTGCAGCAGCTCGGCATGCTCATGACGAGCTGGCAAGCCACCACCTTCCTGATCGGCGAGTATTTCAACGAGACCGATGCCAACCCGGTCTTTACCGTGGCCGACGGCCTGATCTGGGTGCGCCAGAGCGTGCAGCGCAACTCCATGGTGCGCAAGATGGAAATCCTGAAGATGCGCGGGCAGCCCACGCTGCCGGGCTTGCACACCTTTCGCATCGGCCCGGACGGCATCCAGGTGTTCGCACCCGTGGGGCAGGCCACGGCGTCCTCTCCCGCCGCAGTGGCCGTGCCGGACGCAAGCCGGATCTCCATCGGCGTGCCTGCGCTCGACGAGATGCTCGGCGGCGGGCTGCCGCGCGGCTACTCGGTGCTGGTCGCCGGGCCTTCGGGCTCGGGCAAGAGCATTCTGGCCGCAGCCTTCCTGGCCGAGGGGGCGCGGCAGGGGGAGACCGGCGTCATTGCGGCGTTCGAGCAGCAGCCCAGCGGCACGCGCAACCGGCTGCTGGCCGATCTCATCGCCAGCGGTTCGGTGGGCATCGTCGACAGCCGCGCGCCCGATCTTTCGATCGATGAAATCGTGCTGTTGCTGCAGGCGGAAATCCAGCGGCTCAAGGCGACGCGGGTGGTGATCGACTCGCTGTCGGGCTTCGAATTGGCGCTGGCCCCCACCTTTCGCGACGATTTCCGAGAATCCCTTTCGAGGCTGGTGACGGCGCTGGCCAGCACCGGCGTCACGGTGCTGATGACCTCCGAGCTCGAAGACCGCTACACCGACCTGCGCTTCAGCCCCTACGGCACGGCCTTCCTCACCGACGTCATCATCGTGCAACGCTACATCGAGGTCGACAGCCGGCTGCGCCGCATGATCGCGGTGGTGAAGATCCGGGCCAGCGCGCATTCCGACGAGATGCGGCTGTTCCGCATCGATGGTGCGGGCATCCACATCGGCGAGATGCTCTCCGACCGCGAAGGCCTGCTCGGCGGCAGGCCGACCTACCGAAGCCCCGGGCCCAGCGATCCGGGGCGCACTCGCGGTTGA
- a CDS encoding GNAT family N-acetyltransferase produces MSVQRLVPSHATAYRALMLKAYADHPDAFTSSVADRAALPLAWWAARLEPAADAGECVFGWVEGGHILGVAGLSFETREKTRHKATLFGMVVGEQARGRGLGRQLVQAVLAHARARPGLRVLQLTVTEGNQAAIALYQGCGFEAYGTEPLAVRVGDGFVAKVHMWCDLAKNAPAP; encoded by the coding sequence ATGTCCGTCCAACGCCTCGTTCCCAGCCACGCAACCGCCTACCGCGCATTGATGCTGAAGGCCTATGCCGACCACCCGGACGCCTTCACTTCCAGCGTGGCCGACCGCGCCGCGCTGCCGCTGGCCTGGTGGGCGGCACGGCTGGAGCCGGCGGCGGACGCTGGTGAATGCGTGTTCGGGTGGGTCGAAGGCGGCCACATCCTCGGCGTGGCCGGCCTGTCTTTCGAAACCCGCGAGAAGACGCGCCACAAGGCCACGTTGTTCGGCATGGTGGTCGGCGAACAGGCCCGCGGCCGGGGCCTCGGCCGGCAACTGGTGCAGGCCGTGCTGGCCCACGCGCGCGCACGGCCCGGCCTGCGCGTCCTCCAGCTCACCGTGACAGAGGGCAACCAGGCGGCGATCGCCCTCTACCAAGGCTGCGGCTTCGAGGCCTACGGCACCGAGCCGCTGGCCGTGCGCGTCGGCGACGGGTTCGTGGCCAAGGTGCACATGTGGTGCGATCTCGCAAAGAACGCGCCGGCACCCTGA
- a CDS encoding GNAT family N-acetyltransferase, with amino-acid sequence MTSADHSESAMDPYDISDDAARLDIDAIHAYLTRSYWSPGIPRDLVARAVQGALCFGVYCQGSQVGFARVITDRATFAYLSDVYILEPHRGRGLSKRLMAAVFAHPALQGLRRFMLATKDAHGLYRQFGFAEVARPERLMEILNPNAHLGP; translated from the coding sequence ATGACATCAGCCGACCACAGCGAGTCAGCCATGGACCCTTACGACATCTCCGACGACGCCGCCCGGCTGGACATCGACGCCATCCACGCCTACCTGACACGCAGCTATTGGTCGCCCGGCATCCCCAGGGACCTGGTGGCACGCGCCGTCCAGGGCGCGCTGTGTTTCGGCGTGTATTGCCAAGGCAGCCAGGTCGGTTTCGCACGCGTGATCACCGACCGTGCGACCTTCGCCTACCTGTCCGACGTGTACATCCTCGAGCCGCACCGCGGACGGGGTTTGTCGAAGCGATTGATGGCCGCCGTATTCGCGCATCCGGCCCTGCAGGGCCTGCGCCGCTTCATGCTGGCGACCAAGGATGCGCATGGCCTGTACCGGCAATTCGGTTTTGCCGAGGTGGCACGGCCCGAGCGGCTGATGGAGATATTGAACCCGAACGCCCACCTCGGGCCCTGA
- a CDS encoding GGDEF domain-containing protein, whose product MDDGAAQRAAAELASLVRQVTYARGVLAALHAQISTARARLDQGDSAQLREANARLVVAAMQQKDQTDSALQALDALARSAELDGLTQLPNRALMLDRFTQAIAKARRQHTRLALLFIDLDGFKQINDSLGHAAGDDVLRQTARRLTGSVRDVDTVSRHGGDEFLILLADVAQKADAVRVADKLSLAMSASMLVNGHELHLSVSVGICIYPDEGAEPEALIACADAAMYRAKRRRAP is encoded by the coding sequence ATGGATGATGGCGCTGCGCAGCGAGCCGCTGCCGAACTGGCCTCCCTGGTGCGCCAGGTCACCTACGCACGCGGCGTGCTGGCCGCCCTGCACGCGCAGATCTCCACCGCACGCGCCCGGCTCGACCAGGGTGATTCCGCGCAGCTGCGCGAGGCCAACGCGCGCCTGGTCGTGGCGGCGATGCAGCAAAAGGACCAGACCGATTCCGCGCTGCAGGCGCTGGACGCGCTGGCGCGCTCGGCCGAACTCGATGGCCTGACGCAGCTGCCGAACCGCGCGCTGATGCTCGACCGCTTCACCCAGGCCATCGCCAAGGCCAGGCGGCAGCACACGCGGCTGGCGCTGCTGTTCATCGACCTGGATGGCTTCAAGCAGATCAACGACAGCCTGGGTCACGCCGCCGGCGACGACGTGCTGCGCCAGACGGCGCGTCGCCTGACCGGTTCGGTGAGGGACGTGGACACCGTGAGCCGCCATGGCGGCGATGAGTTCCTGATTCTGCTCGCGGACGTGGCCCAGAAGGCCGACGCCGTGCGGGTGGCCGACAAGCTGAGCCTGGCCATGTCGGCCTCCATGCTGGTCAACGGGCATGAACTGCACCTGTCCGTCAGCGTCGGCATCTGCATCTATCCCGACGAGGGCGCCGAGCCCGAAGCCCTGATTGCCTGCGCCGATGCAGCGATGTACCGGGCCAAGCGGCGCAGGGCGCCATAG